The DNA segment GTAGGTCTTTTTAGACCTACTATTAGTAATGTTTGCACAAGCTGTGGATTATGTGTAAAAGTTTGTCCAACAAATGCAATAAAGGTAAGTGGTCTATGAAATTTTTGAAATATATTTTAGCAATTTTTCTCACATTAAACTTGTATGCACAAGAAATAAAAGAGTTAAAACCTAATTATATTTTTGAAGCTACTGGTGGAGTCACTAACTTGGTAATTCAAAATAATCTTTTACTTGCATCAACTACTGCTAGTAGTGTAGATATTTTTGATATTGAAAAAAAAGAGTTATTAAATTCAATAAAAATTGATAAGATTAAAGATTTTACAAATCAAATAATTGATAGTAAAGTATATAGTGTAGATAAAATAAATAATAAAATTTTAATCTTATCTCAAGGTCAAAGTGGTGGAAGAAATATATTTATTTACGAAAATGATAAACTTGAAAACATTATTAGTGATGAAAAAAGACTTTTTATTGCATATGCAAAATTTTTAGATGAAGAAAATATAATTTATGCTCTTTTATCTAATCAAATTTATATCTATAATCTAAAAGAAAAAAAAGTTTTAAAAGAATTACAAATATCACAATCATCTTTTTCAAATTTTGTTTTAGATGAGAAAAAAGAGACAATATTTATAGCAGATGAAAGTGGTATAATTTCACAAGTAGATATAAAAAATTTTAAAAAAATAAAAAGTTTTAAAAGTGAAAATGTAGATAGAGTATTTCAAGTTGACACTAAAAAAAATAGATTAATTACAGCAGGACAGGATAGAAGAGCAGCTGTTTACTCTCTTGGTTTTGAAAAACCATATTTTATAAGTGTTGATTTTTTAATATATAGTGCAGCTTTGAGTCCTAGTTCTAATAAAGGAGCTTTTTGTTTTGATGAAGATAACAATGTTGCAGTATTTGATACAAATTCAAAAGAAATTTTATTTAAATTAATGGGTAACAACTCTATTATAACAAATATTGTTTTTCAAAATGAAAATGAAATATTTGTATCAAGCGATGATAAAAATATAAATTACTACAATTTAAAGGAGCCAAAATGAATATTTCAAGTATAGTTGTACAAACATTACCTAAATATCTTGATAGTGTTATTGAAAATCTGAAAAAATCAGGTGTTTGTGATTATCATATGCATGATGAAAAAGGAAGAGTAATTGTTACTATCGAAGGTGAAAATGTAGAAGAAGAGCTTAAAAAATTAAAAGTTATTGAAGCAATTCCTCATATTAGTAGTGCAGATATGCAAATGAGTTATAGCGAAGAAGAGCTAAGCCGTCATATGCAAGTTCTAGAAAACTCTGATGCGGTTCCAAAAATTTTAAATGATAAAGATGTAAAAGTTGAAGATATAGTTTATCATGGAGATTTAAGAAGAAAAGATTTAATTGGTTTTGCAAAACAGTTTGATAAGCAAGGAAACTAGTATGCAATTTAATAATGGTAATTTTTTAATAGAAACTATCGTTCCAAAAGATGAATTAATTATTTCAAGAACTGATTTAAAAGGTATCATAACATATGCAAATGATACTTTTGCAGAAATATCAGGATACAGTGCAGATGAATTAATAGGAAAACCACACAATATTGTAAGACACCCTGACATGCCAAAATCAGTTTTTAAAGAGTTGTGGGAAGATTTACAAACAAAAGGAAGATGGAGCGGTTTTGTAAAAAATCTAAGAAAAGATAGTGGCTTTTATTGGGTTTATGCAGAGATATCTGGTGTTTTTAAAGATAATAAATTAGTAGAGTATAAATCTATTAGAACTCCTATTTCTTTTGAAGATAAAAAGAAATATCAACTATTATATGATGAATTAAAAATTAAAAATAATGAGAAAATAAGAAAAATTTCATACGAATAACATCGTAAAATAAGCTTTTGATGATATAATATCCAACTTTTAAAAAATAAAATAAGGAAAGGTATGTCAAATCACATAAAATCAGAAACTCTTCTCAAGCTGATTACAGAGAACCTTCCTGATTTACTATGGATTAAAGATTTAGAGGGAAATTATATCTATGCAAATGATTCTACTTGCAAAATATTCCTAAATACCCTACCAGAAGATGCTATAGGAAAAAATGATTTATATTTTGCAAAAAAAGAGAGAAGTAAATTCCCAAATAGTCCAAATTGGCATACTTTTGGTGAAAACTGCGCGGAATCTGATCTTGAAGTTTTAGAAAAACTAGAACCAATTACAGTAAAAGAATGCGGAACAATAAGAGGTGCATTAAGACATTTTGAAATTAATAAAGCGCCTTTTTATAATGAAAATGGAAAAATAATTGGTATTATTGGAATAGCTAGAGATATAACTTCTCAAACAATATTAGAAGAAGAAAACTACAAATTAACATACTATGATTTACTCACTAAACTTCCAAATAGACAAAAAATACTTTTAGATATTTTAAAAACAAATCCAAAAGCTTGTATGATTTTTAATATTGATGGATTTAGAGAAGTAAATGACTTTTTTGGAATTTACAATGCAGATAAAATTCTTCAAGAAGTTGCAAATAGGTTTTTTTCAAAAAGATTAAAAGCTTATAGAGTTGGAGGTGATGAGTTTGCAGTTACTTATCATGAAAATTTATCTTATGAAGAATTAAAAGAAAAAGCATTTGAAATATTATCTATGTTACAAGATGAAGAGTATTTAATAGAAGATAAAACAATATCTTTAGGTTTTTCTGTAGGA comes from the Aliarcobacter cibarius genome and includes:
- a CDS encoding WD40 repeat domain-containing protein, which produces MKFLKYILAIFLTLNLYAQEIKELKPNYIFEATGGVTNLVIQNNLLLASTTASSVDIFDIEKKELLNSIKIDKIKDFTNQIIDSKVYSVDKINNKILILSQGQSGGRNIFIYENDKLENIISDEKRLFIAYAKFLDEENIIYALLSNQIYIYNLKEKKVLKELQISQSSFSNFVLDEKKETIFIADESGIISQVDIKNFKKIKSFKSENVDRVFQVDTKKNRLITAGQDRRAAVYSLGFEKPYFISVDFLIYSAALSPSSNKGAFCFDEDNNVAVFDTNSKEILFKLMGNNSIITNIVFQNENEIFVSSDDKNINYYNLKEPK
- a CDS encoding chaperone NapD is translated as MNISSIVVQTLPKYLDSVIENLKKSGVCDYHMHDEKGRVIVTIEGENVEEELKKLKVIEAIPHISSADMQMSYSEEELSRHMQVLENSDAVPKILNDKDVKVEDIVYHGDLRRKDLIGFAKQFDKQGN
- a CDS encoding PAS domain-containing protein codes for the protein MQFNNGNFLIETIVPKDELIISRTDLKGIITYANDTFAEISGYSADELIGKPHNIVRHPDMPKSVFKELWEDLQTKGRWSGFVKNLRKDSGFYWVYAEISGVFKDNKLVEYKSIRTPISFEDKKKYQLLYDELKIKNNEKIRKISYE